The proteins below are encoded in one region of Vicinamibacterales bacterium:
- the moaD gene encoding molybdopterin converting factor subunit 1: MHVRIRLFARLREMAGAGELAREVADGATASDAWRLLVREFPPMGDYTRNVACAVNEEYAQLSARLKDGDEVAFLPPVSGG, translated from the coding sequence ATGCACGTGAGGATTCGTCTGTTCGCCCGGCTCCGCGAGATGGCGGGTGCGGGGGAGCTGGCGCGCGAGGTGGCGGACGGCGCCACCGCCTCGGACGCGTGGCGGCTGCTGGTGCGCGAGTTTCCGCCGATGGGCGACTACACGCGCAACGTCGCCTGCGCCGTGAACGAGGAGTACGCGCAGCTGTCGGCGCGACTGAAAGACGGGGACGAGGTCGCGTTCCTGCCGCCGGTGTCCGGCGGCTGA
- the prmC gene encoding peptide chain release factor N(5)-glutamine methyltransferase — MTIAEHLAAARRALESAGVAPPEAGLDADLLARHVLGWDRAALVARRREEAPAEFAAAYPALVARRAAREPVAYILGEREFWGLAFEVTPEVLVPRPETELIVEEALVAFGGGPPPATVIDVCTGSGCLAVVLAREFGGADVVATDISEAALAVARRNAQRHHVAARIAFRAADLLDGVSARADLIVSNPPYVARRDAAALPPEVRDHEPHVALFAGDDGLEVYRRLLPAARQRLTQNGRLVIEIGQHQADPVTELADAARLRLDHTRQDLQRITRTMVFAPQ, encoded by the coding sequence ATGACAATCGCTGAGCACCTCGCCGCCGCCCGCCGCGCGCTCGAGAGCGCGGGCGTGGCGCCGCCGGAGGCCGGGCTCGACGCGGACCTGCTCGCACGGCACGTGCTCGGCTGGGATCGCGCGGCGCTCGTGGCGCGCCGCCGCGAAGAGGCGCCGGCGGAGTTCGCCGCCGCGTATCCGGCGCTGGTCGCGCGCCGCGCCGCCCGCGAGCCGGTCGCCTACATCCTCGGCGAGCGCGAATTCTGGGGACTGGCGTTCGAGGTGACCCCCGAGGTGCTCGTGCCGCGGCCCGAGACCGAACTGATCGTCGAAGAGGCGCTGGTCGCGTTCGGCGGCGGTCCGCCGCCGGCGACCGTGATCGACGTCTGCACCGGCAGCGGCTGCCTCGCGGTCGTCCTGGCGCGTGAATTCGGCGGCGCCGACGTCGTCGCCACCGACATCTCGGAGGCGGCCCTCGCGGTCGCCCGGCGCAACGCGCAGCGCCATCACGTCGCCGCGCGCATCGCCTTTCGCGCCGCCGATCTGCTCGACGGCGTCAGCGCCCGCGCCGATCTCATCGTCTCGAACCCGCCGTACGTCGCCCGCCGCGACGCGGCGGCGCTGCCGCCCGAAGTCCGCGATCACGAGCCGCACGTCGCGCTCTTCGCCGGCGACGATGGCCTCGAGGTCTACCGCCGCCTGCTGCCGGCGGCGCGGCAGCGCCTGACGCAGAACGGCAGACTGGTGATCGAGATCGGCCAGCATCAGGCCGATCCGGTGACCGAGCTCGCCGACGCGGCGCGGCTGCGGCTGGATCACACCCGCCAGGATCTCCAGCGGATCACCCGGACGATGGTGTTCGCGCCGCAGTGA
- a CDS encoding AraC family transcriptional regulator — protein MQTDVLSDVLRAVRMTGAVYFDFELRSPWVVEAPRSREIVGQVMPGAQRLIEFHLIARGSGWGHAIGDPPERLREGDVLVFPHGDAHVLASAPGLRAAPDMQAFARRSTPLPMFYELGGSGGERARIVCCFLGCDDQPFNPLLDALPSVVHLSSGRSDADAEPLGTLLVMAAKEARSTRAGRENVLARLSELLFVETIRRHLETLPPGAGWLAGLRDPTMARALGALHAEPHQRWTVERLARAVGLSRSVLAQRFTEMIGRPPMQYLALWRMQLASRLLLDRQPIAAVASAVGYESEAAFSRAFKRLVGLPPASWRLVRPSYDLCPGAVPVRDGAALRTLEACSGGTTT, from the coding sequence GTGCAGACTGACGTCCTCTCCGACGTCCTGCGCGCCGTCCGCATGACCGGCGCGGTGTACTTCGATTTCGAACTGCGCTCGCCGTGGGTCGTGGAGGCGCCCCGGTCGCGCGAGATCGTCGGACAGGTGATGCCTGGCGCCCAGCGCCTGATCGAGTTCCATCTCATCGCCCGGGGATCCGGGTGGGGCCACGCCATCGGCGATCCTCCCGAGCGCCTGCGGGAGGGAGACGTGCTCGTCTTTCCGCACGGCGACGCGCATGTCCTCGCGAGCGCGCCCGGCCTGCGCGCGGCGCCGGACATGCAGGCCTTCGCCCGGAGGTCGACGCCGCTGCCGATGTTCTACGAGCTGGGCGGATCGGGCGGCGAGCGGGCGCGCATCGTGTGCTGTTTCCTCGGGTGCGACGACCAGCCCTTCAACCCGCTGCTGGACGCGTTGCCCTCCGTCGTGCACCTGTCGTCCGGCCGTTCCGACGCGGACGCCGAGCCGCTCGGCACCCTGCTGGTCATGGCGGCGAAGGAAGCGCGGAGCACGCGCGCCGGCCGCGAGAACGTCCTCGCCCGGCTGTCCGAGCTGTTGTTCGTCGAAACGATCCGCCGCCATCTCGAGACGCTGCCGCCCGGAGCCGGATGGCTCGCGGGACTGCGGGATCCGACGATGGCGCGGGCCCTCGGCGCGCTGCACGCCGAGCCCCATCAGCGGTGGACCGTGGAACGCCTCGCGCGGGCGGTCGGACTGTCCCGGTCGGTGCTCGCGCAGCGCTTCACGGAGATGATCGGCCGGCCGCCGATGCAGTACCTCGCGCTGTGGCGGATGCAGCTCGCCTCGCGCCTGCTGCTCGATCGGCAGCCGATCGCCGCGGTTGCGAGCGCCGTCGGCTATGAATCAGAAGCGGCGTTCAGCCGCGCCTTCAAGCGCCTCGTCGGCCTCCCGCCGGCGAGCTGGCGCCTCGTACGGCCGTCGTACGACCTCTGTCCTGGCGCTGTGCCTGTCCGCGATGGTGCCGCCCTCCGCACACTGGAGGCATGCTCAGGTGGAACGACGACATGA
- a CDS encoding DinB family protein, which produces MIDIAAHLPATTPQTSRRAGALAERLEAGARALAALAASLTDAQWRSRIRGDGRRIGVVVHHVASVYPIEIQLAQKLAAGSPITGVTWNDIHAMNGAHAAEHDGAAKAATLDLLARNSAAAAAAIRALSDEELDRAAPASLYADAPVTCQFMLEDHAVRHSYHHLAAIAQTLES; this is translated from the coding sequence ATGATCGACATCGCTGCACACCTTCCCGCCACTACCCCTCAGACCTCGCGCCGCGCCGGCGCGCTCGCCGAGCGCCTCGAAGCGGGCGCCCGCGCGCTCGCCGCGCTGGCCGCCTCGCTCACCGACGCGCAGTGGCGCTCGCGCATCCGCGGCGACGGCCGCCGCATCGGCGTCGTGGTGCACCACGTCGCGAGCGTTTATCCCATCGAGATCCAGCTCGCACAGAAGCTGGCCGCGGGATCGCCGATCACCGGCGTCACCTGGAACGACATCCACGCGATGAACGGCGCGCATGCCGCCGAACACGACGGAGCGGCGAAGGCGGCGACGCTCGATCTGCTGGCGCGCAACAGTGCCGCAGCCGCGGCTGCGATCCGCGCGCTCAGCGACGAGGAGCTCGATCGCGCGGCGCCGGCGTCGCTGTACGCGGACGCGCCCGTCACCTGCCAGTTCATGCTCGAAGATCACGCCGTGCGCCACAGTTACCACCACCTGGCGGCCATCGCGCAGACGCTCGAGTCCTGA
- the prfA gene encoding peptide chain release factor 1, translated as MYEKLLSVESKYEQMMAEMADPAVQADNARFRSHSKALSDMQPLVDKFREYKDVLAEIEATEQMLQDPDMRELAEQEMAQLTARREALLGEIKILLIPKDPNDAKNIILEIRAGTGGDEAALFAADLFRMYTRYAERNGWKVELMSTSESGAGGIKEVIALISGRNVYSRLKYESGVHRVQRVPQTEASGRIHTSTATVAVLPEAEDVDIQINDKDLRIDTFCSSGPGGQSVNTTYSAVRITHLPTGLVVSQQDEKSQIKNRAKAMKVLRSRLYELELQKQQDAIARDRRSQVGTGERSEKIRTYNFKENRVTDHRIGFTMHQLDAALEGELDQLIDAATTHFNSEKLRDLTTADASPDDNR; from the coding sequence ATGTACGAGAAACTACTGTCGGTCGAGAGCAAGTACGAGCAGATGATGGCCGAGATGGCGGACCCCGCCGTCCAGGCCGACAACGCGCGGTTCCGGAGCCATTCCAAGGCGCTCTCGGACATGCAGCCGCTCGTCGACAAGTTCCGCGAGTACAAGGACGTCCTCGCCGAGATCGAGGCGACCGAGCAGATGCTGCAGGACCCCGACATGCGCGAGCTCGCCGAACAGGAGATGGCGCAGCTCACCGCCCGGCGCGAGGCGCTGCTCGGCGAGATCAAGATCCTGCTCATCCCCAAGGATCCCAACGACGCCAAGAACATCATCCTCGAGATCCGCGCCGGCACCGGCGGCGACGAGGCGGCGCTGTTCGCCGCCGATCTGTTCCGCATGTACACGCGCTACGCCGAGCGCAACGGCTGGAAGGTCGAGCTGATGTCGACCAGCGAGAGCGGCGCCGGCGGCATCAAGGAAGTGATCGCCCTGATCTCGGGGCGCAACGTCTACAGCCGGCTGAAATACGAGAGCGGCGTGCACCGGGTGCAGCGGGTGCCGCAGACCGAGGCCAGCGGCCGGATTCACACGTCGACCGCGACCGTCGCCGTGCTGCCCGAGGCCGAGGACGTCGACATCCAGATCAACGACAAGGATCTCCGCATCGACACGTTCTGCTCGAGCGGTCCCGGCGGCCAGAGCGTCAACACCACCTACTCGGCGGTCCGCATCACCCACCTTCCCACCGGGCTGGTCGTCTCGCAGCAGGACGAGAAGTCGCAGATCAAGAACCGTGCGAAAGCGATGAAGGTCCTGCGCTCGCGTCTCTACGAGCTGGAGCTGCAGAAACAGCAGGACGCGATCGCCAGGGACCGGCGGTCGCAGGTCGGCACCGGCGAGCGCTCCGAGAAGATCCGCACCTACAACTTCAAGGAGAACCGCGTCACCGATCACCGCATCGGCTTCACCATGCACCAGCTCGACGCCGCGCTCGAGGGAGAGCTCGATCAGTTGATCGACGCCGCGACCACCCACTTCAACTCGGAGAAGCTCAGGGACCTCACCACCGCCGACGCGTCGCCTGATGACAATCGCTGA
- a CDS encoding helix-turn-helix domain-containing protein, producing the protein MRGDGEMKDQPVSFAARLKALREAAGFTQEELATIAGLSVHAVSALERGQRRRPQLDTVRALADALDLAAETRDALFASARPAPVPSAADDLGPALLPTPVTTFRGRESDVPVLRDWLARPDVRLITLVGPGGVGKTRLALEVARGIVEDRSSRVVFTPLAAIRDPGLVACAIAEALGLADLSATDLSQRARAACDGRPTLLVLDNLEQVLDAAPLVAELLASVPVLRILASSRAPLRIRGERQYPVAPLTLPERAETMSAAELLRVPAVRLFLERVRDAQPEFSLTAATAPVIAAICRRLDALPLALELAAPWLKVLSAEDLAHRLERNPLLSIAEPRDRHERHQTIDATVEWSYQLLDRETRRALRRVSVLPGRFSMDAAAAVLAEPGRSCCGGDVLGLVAALVDKSLVLRATSRVPARPVYRSLETVRAYGARELAASNEFEGAMEGLTRYCVNEAAVAFQGLVGPGQAEWLHRVEEDLENYRAALVWLLDRRRGADVAIIAWGLLLYWVIRGRASEGLWWYEAALRLSPLPRAEQAQALTGAAVMRLLQGDSQRARSALSVAAGLLDAADVDPIVRAKAADVFARVEFDAGNLSAARAWFARAAAGFSALDAAWGTGNALVGLSAVAIEMGDAREAERLLDDAASALEQAGPWFVARALCMRAVLAVRVQAADQALKLVRQSLTRIRDLHDKSAFVHVTVPLAAAAALRGEHLWAARILGAQSIVAERSGAAIVMKPVSDLCAQVTREVRARLGPDRWTWAHASGRETSIDTLLHDIDGALAGGGCVGEQPVPVSAGP; encoded by the coding sequence ATGCGCGGCGATGGCGAGATGAAGGATCAGCCGGTATCGTTCGCGGCGCGACTGAAGGCGCTCCGGGAGGCGGCGGGGTTCACGCAGGAGGAACTCGCGACGATCGCCGGACTGTCGGTTCACGCGGTCAGTGCGCTGGAGCGCGGACAGCGGCGGCGGCCCCAGCTCGATACCGTTCGGGCACTGGCGGACGCGCTGGATCTCGCCGCGGAGACCCGCGACGCGCTGTTTGCGAGCGCGCGTCCCGCCCCGGTGCCGAGTGCCGCCGACGATCTCGGCCCGGCGCTGCTGCCGACCCCGGTCACCACGTTCCGAGGGCGCGAGAGCGATGTCCCCGTGCTGCGCGACTGGCTCGCCCGCCCGGACGTGCGGCTGATCACGCTGGTCGGTCCCGGCGGCGTCGGCAAGACGCGTCTCGCGCTGGAGGTCGCGCGGGGCATCGTCGAGGATCGGTCCAGCCGCGTGGTGTTCACGCCGCTGGCCGCGATTCGCGATCCCGGACTGGTGGCCTGCGCGATAGCCGAGGCCCTGGGGCTGGCCGACCTGAGCGCGACCGATCTGTCGCAGCGCGCGCGCGCGGCCTGCGACGGCCGCCCGACACTGCTGGTCCTCGACAACCTCGAACAGGTGCTCGACGCCGCGCCGCTCGTCGCGGAACTCCTGGCGTCGGTGCCCGTGCTGCGCATCCTGGCAAGCAGCCGCGCGCCGCTGCGCATCCGGGGCGAGCGCCAGTATCCGGTCGCGCCGCTCACCCTGCCGGAGCGAGCCGAGACGATGTCCGCGGCGGAACTGCTGCGCGTGCCAGCCGTGCGGCTGTTCCTGGAGCGGGTGCGCGATGCGCAGCCGGAGTTCTCCCTCACCGCCGCGACCGCGCCGGTGATCGCCGCCATCTGCCGCCGGCTCGACGCGCTGCCCCTGGCGCTGGAGCTGGCCGCGCCGTGGCTGAAAGTCCTCTCGGCCGAGGACCTGGCGCACCGGCTCGAGCGCAACCCGCTGCTCTCGATCGCCGAGCCGCGCGATCGCCACGAGCGGCACCAGACCATCGATGCGACGGTCGAATGGAGCTACCAGCTGCTCGACCGCGAAACGCGGCGCGCGCTGCGCCGCGTCAGCGTGCTGCCCGGCCGGTTCTCGATGGACGCGGCCGCGGCCGTGCTCGCCGAGCCCGGGCGTTCCTGCTGCGGCGGCGACGTCCTCGGACTGGTCGCCGCGCTCGTCGACAAGAGCCTCGTCCTCCGCGCGACGAGCCGCGTTCCGGCGCGGCCGGTGTACCGCAGCCTCGAAACCGTCCGCGCGTATGGCGCACGCGAGCTGGCCGCGTCGAACGAGTTCGAGGGCGCCATGGAAGGACTCACCCGGTACTGCGTGAACGAAGCAGCCGTTGCGTTTCAGGGACTCGTCGGCCCGGGCCAGGCAGAATGGCTCCACCGCGTCGAAGAGGATCTCGAGAATTACCGCGCGGCGCTGGTGTGGCTGCTCGATCGCCGCCGCGGCGCCGACGTGGCGATCATCGCCTGGGGCCTGCTGCTCTACTGGGTGATTCGCGGCAGGGCGTCGGAAGGGTTGTGGTGGTACGAGGCGGCGCTCCGGCTGTCTCCCCTGCCGCGCGCCGAACAGGCGCAGGCGCTCACCGGCGCGGCGGTGATGCGGCTTCTCCAGGGGGACAGCCAACGCGCCCGATCGGCGCTCTCGGTGGCCGCGGGCCTGCTCGACGCCGCCGACGTGGATCCGATCGTGCGGGCCAAGGCTGCCGACGTCTTCGCGCGCGTCGAGTTCGATGCCGGCAATCTCAGCGCGGCGCGCGCGTGGTTCGCGCGTGCCGCGGCAGGGTTCAGCGCGCTCGATGCCGCGTGGGGGACCGGCAACGCGCTGGTCGGACTCTCGGCGGTCGCGATCGAGATGGGTGACGCGCGTGAAGCGGAACGCCTGCTGGACGACGCGGCCTCGGCGCTCGAACAGGCGGGCCCCTGGTTCGTCGCGCGCGCCTTGTGCATGCGCGCCGTACTGGCGGTGCGGGTCCAGGCGGCCGACCAGGCGCTGAAGCTGGTCCGTCAGAGTCTGACGCGTATCCGCGACCTTCACGACAAGTCCGCCTTCGTGCACGTCACGGTGCCGCTCGCCGCCGCCGCGGCGCTGAGAGGGGAACATCTCTGGGCGGCGCGCATCCTCGGAGCGCAGAGCATCGTCGCCGAACGCAGCGGCGCGGCGATCGTGATGAAACCCGTGTCCGATTTGTGCGCGCAGGTCACGCGGGAGGTTCGCGCACGGCTCGGTCCCGATCGGTGGACCTGGGCCCATGCCTCGGGGCGCGAGACGTCGATCGACACGCTCCTGCACGACATCGACGGCGCGCTGGCGGGCGGCGGGTGTGTCGGCGAGCAGCCCGTGCCGGTCAGCGCCGGACCGTGA
- a CDS encoding histidine triad nucleotide-binding protein, translated as MSDCLFCRVIRKEIPASVIHEDERLLVFNDINPQAPLHALVVPKRHIATLNDLSAADDGIVGEMVRRAAAVARERGYADRGFRTVFNTNAEAGQTVFHIHLHVLAGRGLTWPPG; from the coding sequence ATGAGCGATTGCCTGTTCTGCCGCGTGATCCGCAAGGAGATTCCGGCGTCCGTGATTCATGAGGACGAGCGGCTGCTCGTGTTCAACGACATCAACCCGCAGGCGCCGCTCCATGCCCTGGTCGTGCCGAAGCGTCACATCGCGACGCTGAACGACCTGTCGGCGGCCGACGATGGGATCGTCGGGGAGATGGTCCGCCGGGCGGCCGCCGTCGCCCGCGAGCGCGGCTACGCCGACCGCGGCTTCCGCACCGTGTTCAACACCAACGCTGAAGCCGGCCAGACCGTTTTTCACATCCACCTGCACGTGCTCGCCGGCCGCGGCCTGACCTGGCCGCCGGGGTGA
- a CDS encoding citrate synthase/methylcitrate synthase produces the protein MLRWNDDMNTARASGLDGIVVAHTELSDVDGEHGRLVIRGCSVEDLAGRATFEDLCGLVWTGEWPSAGVGGDLRAALATGRRDAFARLNSLGAALDAGDGMDALRAAVGQLTAADPAIDRLQVTAAIPVFAAAWARRQAGQPVVPPRPELSHAADYLQMLTGRLPGASHAAALDAYFACVVDHGMNASTFAARVVASTGADLVSAVVAGICALKGPLHGGAPGPVLDMLDAIGRRESVRAWLEAELAAGRRIMGMGHRIYRVRDPRAAALERVTSSLERSHADDRRLALARAVEQEAERLLAERYPARGLRANVEFYTAILLDALGIPRSLFSATFAVSRVVGWCAHVDEQRRAGRLIRPASVYVGAAAAAPGARPIS, from the coding sequence ATGCTCAGGTGGAACGACGACATGAACACGGCACGGGCCAGCGGACTCGACGGCATCGTGGTCGCGCACACGGAACTGAGCGATGTCGACGGCGAACACGGCCGGCTGGTCATCCGAGGCTGCAGCGTCGAGGATCTGGCGGGGCGCGCCACGTTCGAAGATCTCTGCGGCCTGGTGTGGACGGGCGAGTGGCCATCGGCGGGCGTCGGCGGTGACCTGCGCGCAGCGCTGGCGACTGGAAGGCGCGACGCGTTCGCGCGTCTGAACTCCCTGGGCGCGGCGCTCGACGCCGGCGACGGCATGGACGCGCTGCGAGCCGCCGTCGGCCAGCTCACCGCGGCCGATCCGGCCATAGATCGTCTGCAGGTGACCGCCGCGATTCCCGTGTTCGCCGCCGCATGGGCCCGCCGCCAGGCCGGCCAGCCGGTTGTCCCGCCGCGACCGGAACTCTCGCACGCCGCCGACTACCTGCAGATGCTGACCGGCCGCCTGCCGGGCGCGTCTCACGCGGCCGCGCTGGATGCCTACTTCGCCTGCGTGGTCGATCACGGGATGAACGCCTCGACCTTCGCCGCGCGGGTAGTGGCGTCGACCGGCGCGGACCTCGTCAGCGCGGTCGTCGCGGGCATCTGTGCGCTGAAGGGGCCGCTGCACGGCGGCGCTCCCGGGCCGGTGCTGGACATGCTCGACGCCATCGGCCGTCGCGAAAGCGTCCGGGCGTGGCTGGAAGCGGAGCTCGCCGCCGGACGCCGGATCATGGGCATGGGGCACCGCATCTATCGCGTCCGCGACCCGAGGGCCGCGGCGCTCGAGCGCGTGACGTCGTCGCTCGAGCGCAGCCACGCGGACGATCGGCGCCTCGCGCTCGCGCGCGCCGTCGAGCAGGAGGCCGAGCGCCTCCTCGCCGAACGGTACCCCGCGCGCGGCCTGCGCGCGAACGTCGAGTTCTACACGGCGATCCTGCTGGACGCGCTGGGCATTCCGCGCTCGCTCTTCTCGGCCACGTTCGCGGTGTCGCGCGTGGTCGGATGGTGCGCGCACGTCGATGAGCAGCGCCGCGCCGGCCGACTGATACGGCCCGCCTCCGTCTATGTCGGCGCCGCCGCGGCGGCGCCCGGCGCGCGGCCAATTTCCTGA
- a CDS encoding class I SAM-dependent methyltransferase: MLTLSPEMQVLKTRLKATWESGDYGVFARFLEKGALEFFDRLALQPGTQLLDVACGAGQLLLPAARRGMHATGLDLASNLVRQARARAAQYGLDVRVDEGDAEDLPYADASFDVVISLIGAMFAPQPELVAREMSRVCRPGGRIVMGNWTATGHVGQMFAVIARHVPPPSAPSPLLWGSETTCRQRFGAAVTDLTATRRTYPLEYPFSPREVVDFFVEYYGPAARAFASLSGERRKLLHDELTALWSSNNTAGDGTTMVYAEYIEVGATRR; this comes from the coding sequence ATGCTGACGTTGTCGCCGGAAATGCAGGTACTGAAGACGCGCCTCAAGGCCACGTGGGAGTCGGGCGACTACGGCGTGTTCGCCAGGTTCCTGGAGAAAGGGGCGCTGGAGTTCTTCGATCGGCTCGCGCTTCAGCCGGGCACGCAGCTGCTCGACGTCGCCTGCGGCGCCGGTCAACTGCTGCTGCCGGCGGCGCGGCGCGGCATGCACGCGACCGGCCTCGATCTCGCGTCGAACCTGGTGCGCCAGGCGCGGGCGAGAGCGGCGCAGTACGGCTTGGACGTTCGGGTCGATGAAGGAGACGCCGAGGATCTCCCCTACGCGGACGCGTCGTTCGACGTCGTGATCAGTCTGATCGGCGCGATGTTCGCGCCGCAGCCGGAGCTGGTCGCCCGCGAGATGAGCCGCGTCTGCCGGCCGGGCGGCCGCATCGTCATGGGCAACTGGACGGCCACCGGACACGTCGGACAGATGTTCGCCGTCATCGCTCGCCACGTGCCGCCGCCGTCCGCGCCGTCGCCGCTCCTGTGGGGCAGTGAGACGACCTGCCGGCAGCGGTTCGGCGCGGCCGTAACCGATCTGACCGCCACCCGGCGCACGTATCCGCTCGAATATCCGTTCTCGCCGCGCGAGGTCGTCGACTTCTTCGTCGAGTATTACGGTCCCGCGGCGCGCGCGTTCGCGTCCCTGAGCGGCGAGCGGCGCAAGCTTCTGCACGACGAGCTGACGGCGCTGTGGAGCAGCAACAACACCGCCGGCGACGGGACGACGATGGTGTACGCCGAGTACATCGAAGTCGGCGCGACGAGGCGGTGA
- a CDS encoding sigma 54-interacting transcriptional regulator, with the protein MSDAAIAFAPSPAHGAGPHFSRFGLVGRSRAIGEVVRRIDLVSASSSTVLITGETGTGKELVARAIHQRSARRAMPFVSVNCAAIPDTLLESNLFGHVRGAFTDATSTKRGRFSLADRGSIFLDEIGTMSGGLQAKLLRVLQEREVEPLGAERAERVDVRVIAATNRDLHQLVEEGRFQADLFYRLLVVPIVVPPLRERADDIPMLVDHFVEKHAARNHKPIAAIEDGVIATLQGYHWPGNVRQLEHTIERAVVLTTGTVIARDVVTIEARTPAAGAGALSLNLQQNVERVERDTIRRALEMSPLKRQAATLLGISPRALTYYLAKYPLIGRGDSSEIRKEH; encoded by the coding sequence ATGTCCGACGCCGCTATCGCGTTCGCTCCGAGCCCGGCGCACGGCGCAGGGCCGCACTTCTCCCGCTTCGGCCTCGTCGGCCGGAGCCGCGCCATCGGCGAGGTGGTCCGGCGGATCGACCTGGTGTCCGCATCCAGCAGCACCGTGTTGATCACCGGCGAGACCGGCACCGGTAAAGAGCTGGTCGCCCGCGCCATCCACCAGCGCAGCGCGCGACGCGCCATGCCGTTTGTCAGCGTCAACTGCGCCGCGATTCCCGACACGCTGCTCGAATCCAATCTCTTCGGGCACGTGCGCGGCGCGTTCACCGACGCCACCTCCACCAAGCGCGGACGCTTCTCGCTCGCCGACCGCGGCTCCATCTTCCTCGACGAGATCGGGACGATGAGCGGCGGACTGCAGGCCAAGCTGCTGCGCGTCCTGCAGGAGCGGGAAGTCGAGCCGCTCGGCGCCGAGCGGGCCGAGCGCGTCGACGTCCGGGTGATCGCCGCCACCAACCGCGACCTGCACCAGCTCGTGGAAGAGGGCAGGTTCCAGGCCGACCTGTTCTACCGGCTGCTCGTCGTCCCCATCGTCGTGCCGCCGCTGCGCGAGCGCGCCGACGACATTCCGATGCTGGTCGACCATTTCGTCGAGAAGCACGCGGCCCGCAATCACAAGCCGATCGCGGCCATCGAAGACGGCGTCATCGCCACGCTCCAGGGCTATCACTGGCCGGGCAACGTGCGGCAGCTGGAGCACACCATCGAGCGCGCGGTGGTGCTGACGACCGGCACGGTGATCGCGCGCGACGTGGTCACCATCGAAGCCAGGACGCCGGCGGCGGGCGCCGGAGCGCTGTCGCTGAACCTGCAGCAGAACGTCGAGCGGGTCGAACGGGACACGATCCGCCGCGCACTCGAGATGTCCCCGTTGAAACGGCAGGCGGCGACGCTGCTCGGGATCAGCCCGCGCGCGCTCACCTATTACCTCGCCAAGTACCCCCTGATTGGCAGGGGGGATTCATCTGAGATTCGGAAGGAGCACTGA
- a CDS encoding molybdenum cofactor biosynthesis protein MoaE, with amino-acid sequence MPPAAGFVVTGAALDPAAVAASVARDSDGAVAAFVGLVRDHNAGRRVLWLEYEAFEPLALKAFEQIAREAADHWPGARLAIHHRTGRVAIGDASVAIAAASPHRADAFAACRYAIERIKQIAPIWKHEHFDGGEVWIEGATADPADEAARQAALERACT; translated from the coding sequence ATGCCGCCGGCTGCCGGGTTCGTGGTGACGGGCGCCGCGCTCGATCCCGCCGCGGTCGCGGCGTCGGTGGCGCGGGACAGCGATGGCGCGGTCGCCGCGTTCGTCGGGCTGGTCCGCGACCACAATGCCGGCCGCCGCGTGCTGTGGCTCGAGTACGAGGCGTTCGAGCCGCTGGCGCTGAAGGCGTTCGAGCAGATCGCGCGGGAAGCCGCGGATCACTGGCCGGGCGCGCGGCTCGCGATTCACCATCGCACCGGCCGGGTCGCGATCGGCGACGCCAGCGTGGCGATTGCCGCGGCGTCGCCGCACCGCGCCGACGCTTTCGCGGCGTGCCGCTACGCGATCGAGCGGATCAAGCAGATCGCGCCGATCTGGAAGCACGAGCATTTCGACGGCGGCGAGGTGTGGATCGAAGGGGCCACCGCCGATCCCGCCGACGAGGCGGCGCGCCAGGCGGCGCTGGAACGCGCATGCACGTGA